In Styela clava chromosome 14, kaStyClav1.hap1.2, whole genome shotgun sequence, the following are encoded in one genomic region:
- the LOC120341618 gene encoding uncharacterized protein LOC120341618 — MKFVLFVIAVIFTFEKASTIKCFVCDKYGVCNDGDSVKSKYKLMDCGGVFHGCRKITFRGEVTRTCTALSFNNCTIGKDIETCICDSDGCNSCRNMKSEAILVVFITVIAMTAIYQ; from the exons ATGAAATTCGTATTATTTGTTATCGCTGTAATTTTTACTTTTGAAAAAG ccTCAACAATAAAATGCTTTGTTTGTGATAAATATGGCGTTTGCAACGATGGTGATTCAGTGAAATCTAAATATAAGTTGATGGATTGCGGTGGAGTTTTTCATGGATGTCGAAAAATAACTTTTCGAG GCGAAGTCACTAGAACATGCACAGCGCTTTCATTCAACAATTGCACCATTGGAAAAGACATCGAAACATGCATATGCGACAGTg ATGGATGCAACAGTTGCAGAAATATGAAGAGCGAAGCTATCCTTGTTGTATTTATCACCGTTATCGCGATGACAGCGATATACCAATAA